AGCAGCGATTCGGCGATCGCCCCGTAGACGGATTCAAAGTCGTCGTGGGCTTCGTAAAGGTGATCGAAGGTTTGAAAGGCGATCCCTTCCCGGCGCAGCCAGTTGACCACGGGATGCTTTTCCGTGCGGAGTCGGATTTTGTCCGCCTCGCGCAGCAGGCGAAGCGTTCCGAGGGGGATTCCGCTCTCATCCCCCGGCCCCAACCCCACCACAATAATCGTTCCTGCCATTTCCCTCCACCTCGCTTATCCAGACTCCGTCGCGCGGGGGCATCCCCCGCCTGCGAAAACTATCGGATCAGCCCCCGGCTTTCCAGCAGGGAAACCAGGCGCGGTCCCAACTTGGGGACAACCCGGAGCTCCTCCCGGCGCACGCCCCCGAGCCCCAGCAGGACAACCCCGTAAACCGCCGCTCCGGCCACTACCGCTCCGAATGCGGTGAGGGTCATGGCCAAGCGATGAGATGCCCAATCCGCGGTGACCGCCGTCAGGAGCGCCTGGACTCCCGCCGCCGCTCCGGCCATCAAAAGCGTGGCGGTCAGCAGGGCCCATCCCGTTTCCTTCAAGCGGAACATCCGGCCGAGCTGTCCCCGGAAGGCGGCCAGATTGAGGAATGTGGCCGTGGCGTAGGCCAGCAGCGTGGCCGTCGCCGCACCGCGGATGTCCCACCAGGGGATCAGGATGAGGTTGAGAACCAGTTTGACGGCGACCCCCGCCAGCAGATTGCGCGCCGGCAGCACCACCTTGCCCATCCCCTGCAGAATCCCCGCGGAGGTCACCCCCAGGGTGAAGAAGACGGTGGTGAGAGCGAGAATGGCCAGGGCGTCGGACCCGGAGGCATCCTCAAACAGCATCACATTGGTGGGCCGGACCACCACCGCCAACCCCACGGAGGCGGGAAGCCCCAGAAGGAGCGTCAGCCGGCAGGCGAGGGAGGCCCGATCTTCCATTTTCCCGATTTCCCCCCTCGCCTTGGCTTCGGCGACCGCCGGAACGATGGAGAGGGCGATCGCCGTGGCGAAGAAGGAGGCAAACTGAATCAGCGGCTGCCCCCGGTCGAAGATTCCCTTGGCCACGATCGACGAGTTCACGCTCCAGCCGGACCACTGGAGAAGGTTGGCCACCGTGAAGGAGTCCACCAGCGAGAAGAGGGGAAGCACCAGAGAGCCGAGACAGATGGGCAGGGAGAGCCGCCAGATCTCCCGGGCGACATACCGGGCGGATTCCCGATCCGCAAAGGCGCCTATCCCGGCTTGCGAAGCCTTTCGCAACAGGCCGCTTCCGCGCAGGAACATCAGCAGGACCAGCAGCGCTCCCACCGCGCCGGTAAAGGCGCCGAACACCGCCCCGGCGCCGGCGGAGACCACGTCCCCCTCCCGGGACATGAACCACCAGGCGGCGAAGAGGATGGTGGCGACCCGGACCACCTGCTCCACCGATTGGGAAAGGGCCGTGGGGATCATGTTCTGATGGCCCTGAAAATACCCCCGGACGGCCGACATCAGCGGCACCACCAGAAGGGCGAAGGAGACGGCCCGGATCGGCAGGGTGAGCCACTCCCGGTTCCCCATCCACCCGGCGATCCAGGGGGCCCCGGCAAACAGGAGAAGAAAAAAGAGAAAGCCGGTCAAAGTCAGCGTAACCGACGAAACGACGAAAACCCGGCGGGCACCCGCCTCATCTCCCTCGGCCAACCGTTCCGACACCAATTTGGAGATGGCCAGGGGAAAACCGGCGGTGGCCAGGATTAGCAGCGTGCTGTACAGGGGGTATACCTGCTGGTATACGAACATCCCTTCGTTGCCGGTGATGTTTTGATAGGGGACCCGGTACACAGCCCCCAACAGCTTCGTAAAAAAGGCGGCAGCTCCCAAAATCGCCGCCCCTTGGACAAAGGTTTGTCTTCCCGATGTCATCTTTTTCCCCTTTCCCGCCGCGCTGAATCCCATTATACACATTTTTGCCCCGGCAAAAAATCGACCAGACGGGTGGCCGCAACCCGGCCGTTCAAAGGGCTCAAAGCCCGGACGACCGGATCGGCGGGCGACACTCGCCGAGCGAAAACCCCGGCCGGACGCTTTCAACCGCCTCCAGGGTCCGAACTTCACGGAACTATTGCCCCGGCGAAGAACCCTCCCTGTTCAACCTGAAGCTGATCCCGTCCAATATGATTTCGAGACCGTACTGAAACCTCTTTTCCATATCCGGCAAAACCGGGTGCGACTCCGGCCGGGCTTCCTTCTCTTCCTCTTGTCGCCCGGGCCGTCCCGCGAAGCGAACCTCCTCCATCACGAAGCCGATGACGTAGTTGTTCAACAAATCCGCCGTCAAAACAACCTCTTCCTGGCTGAGACCCGCTTGACCGAGTGTTTTGTACAAAGACTCGATCATACGTAAGCGGTTGGGCGTAAGCGGAGGCGTATCGGCAAAGATTTCGGCTGAATCGCGGTACTGAAGCAGCGCTTCCCGATAACTGACCATACCGCGACGAACTTTTTCCCGCCAAGACATCCCGGCTTCATCCGGCCAGTTCATCTCCTCGCAGATTTTATCCGCCATCAGCTGAAGCAGTTCCGATTTGTTTTTGATATGCCAGTACAGGGAGGCGGCCTGAACCCCGAGCGAGTCGGCAAGCCTTCTCATGCTCAACCGGTTCAGACCCGACTGATTCAACAGACTCAATGCGGCATCGATGATCCCTTCCCGAGTCAAGGGGACGGGCTCCGGTTTGCGGAAATCTCCGGTCCGCCCCGGCGGTGATCTCCTCGGCATTTTAGGGACGCTCACCTCCTTTGCTCTTGACAATTGTATCATCCTCCGTTACCCTAACAGTGTTAGATTCATCTAACGGTGTTAGTCTCGCCGAATGAAAGGAGTCGGTTCATGAATTTCTCCGTCAGCGTGTTCCTCGGTACATTGATTCCGATCCTCGTGGTGATCCTTGCCTCTTTCCTCGTTGAAAAAAAGTTCGCCAAAAGGTTCAAGCCGAGATGGAAAACATGGTGGCTCATCGCGCACATCTTCTTCGTCGTCCTCTATTTCAGCGGGCTGTTGGGCACCCTCCTTCTATCCCTTTCAACGGCCTTTACCGACCGTCCCGGATTGATCTATGCGGCACACCTTTTCATTCAGTTTTTCGACTGGTTCCTCATCATTCCCGGGGCTTTCGGCAGCCTGACCACGGGATTCGGGCTCGCCGTGGGAACGTGGGGCATCACCCGCCATTATTGGGTCATCGCGAAATGGGTCGGAAACAGTATGGCCATCCTTTTCGGGGCCATGTGCATGCGCGTCTGGATTCACGATTCATTCCCGATCCTCTTTGCCGACGGCATGAATCCTTTGCAGAACCCGGTTTATCTGGAAAACCGGCGGCTGCTGGTCATGGGCACCCTGATCAGTCTGTCCATCCTGACCTTCCTGGTGTTGATCTCCTATCTGAAGCCCTGGGGAAAAAGGAAGAAATACAAAAGGAGCCGGAAATCCTCCGCCGGCCGGGAAACCGTACCCTCCGCCTAGGGGGATGAAAATTTTCCGTACCAAAAAAGGCAGGTGGAAACCACCTGCGCAAATAAAGGTCCGGAAGAGTTCTTTCTTCTTTACTGCTCCATCTGTTTGCCCAGAAAGGCGGCGGCCGTTCCGGCCATCTTCACTTCGAGGTCTCCCATGCGCACCCCCTCTTTTTTGGAGAGGAGAATCACCGCCCCGATGGGGTCGCCCCCGGCAATGATCGGGGCGACCACAAAGGACTCCACCCGGTCCGGCGAATCCCGGAACAGTTCCGGCTCGCCGGGCTCCGTCTCCACGTGGATCCGGCGCTGGTCCATGCAGGACTCCACCAGATTGCCCACCGGTTTGTTCAGATACTCCTTTTTGGACCCGCCCGCGACGGCGATCACCATGTCGCGGTCGCAGATCAAGGTGACATGCTGGGTGTTTTCAAACAAGGCCTCGGCGTATTCCGTTGCAAAATCCCCCAGTTCCCCGATGGGGGAGTATTTCTTCAGAATCACTTCTCCGTCCCGATCCACGAAGATCTCCAGCGGATCCCCTTCACGGATCCGGAGCGTCCGACGGATTTCCTTCGGAATCACCACCCGTCCCAGATCGTCGATGCGACGGACGATACCCGTAGCTTTCATATGTCATGATGCCTCGCTTTCTTTCTGGAATCAGACCGGTTGACTGGCTGCGGTGTCGTCCATAGTATTCATCCGCTGCCAAATCTTTATTCGAGTGGAGGGAACAGGGAATACCGGGACGGGACAGGCGGTGAGACGAGGCGCGGAGGCGGGACCGCCCGCCCCTTTTCCCACGGGCGGTCCGGGTCCCAAGGGGCGGTGGAAACGCGGTAGCGACACCCTGAGCCCTTTACGCGCCTCGGATTCGTTCCTCATCCCCCGCGGAAATTCCGCGCCTTTGGACCGGATCCTCCGGAGGACCCGGAACCGAATGCCCCGTTTGGCCCGCCGGGAAAAAGGCACGGACGCGCTGCCTAAAACGTGGACAACAAAAGCGACCTCCTGCGCAAAGGAGGAAGTCTCCTTCCGGGACCAAGAGATGCAAAGCCTGCCAGCACCCCGGAAACAGAAAAACGCCGGCCCCATCCGGGGACCGGCTCTTTTTTCTCACTGTTTTTCGTTCTTCTCCTCCGGCAGGTCCAGCTTTTTCAACTTCACGTTCTTTTCCACGAAGGATTGGTACAGCTTCTGAACCTGATCCTGCTTGAGCTGATCCTTCACTTCTTTGTAGGGCAACTTCTTGCGTTCCGACACCTTCATCACGTGGTATCCGTAATCGGTTTTGATCGGCTCGCTCAGTTTGTTGAGGGGAAGGGTGCGGGCGGCTTTGGCGAACTCCGGCACAAATTGATCCGACAGCCCCTCGATGACGCCCCCCTGTTCCTTCGAACCGGGATCGTCCGAGTACTCCTTGGCCAGCTTGCCGAAGTCGCCGCCTTTATCCAGCTTCCTCTTCACTTCCTCCGCCCGTTTTTTCGCCTCGGCATCGGAGCGGTTCTCGGTGGAAATCAGGATATGCTGCACCTTGACACTGACAAACTGATCGGGTTTGTTGTATTCCTTCTTCAGATCCTCTTCCTTCACCTGTTTTTCGAAGTAGGAGGAAACCTTGTTGCCGTTGATGAGAAATTCCCGGAGCTGCTCCTTGTTGAAGCCCCGCTCCTTCAGGCTGGCTTCGAAGGATTTCTCCTTCGACTGGGACTTCAAATAGTCCTCGATCTCCTTCATCACTTTGTCGGCCTGCTTGGCGTAGGATTCATCCTCCTTCACCTTTGCGGCGATCATCCGCTCGCCGATCAGCTGCTTCACCAGCTGCTTTTTCGCTTGGGCGTCGTTTATAAAGAGGGAGACGTTGGGCTGCAGGAACTGAAGAATGTTCAGGTACAGGTTCAGCTCCCCTTCCGTCACTTTTCCGCCCTCGTATTCCGCCACGATCTTCTTGCTGGTGGTATCCAGAGGTTTGCCCAGTTCAGCCGCCGGATCCTGCTCCTTGTTCGCCTCCTTCGATTCGTCCTTCCCGCATCCGGCGATCACGACGGAAAAAGCCAGCAGAATCGCCAACATCACCGTCCAGCGCCGCTTATTGTGCCGCATGTCGCATTTCCCCTTTCTTGTGAAGGACCGTCTCATACTTTTCCAAAAACCTTTCGATCATCGCCAGGGCGTCTCCCGAATTCATCCCCTGCACCTTGAAGGCGATCCCGACCCGCCGGCCGGAGGACAGCCGGACGCGCCGATCCGGAAACTCGTGGGTGAGGCGGATCAACCGACCGGCATCGATCCGCCCGTTCTGATCCGGAGAAAACCGGATGACGATCTCCCCCTTCTCCTGCACCACCTGCTCGATGCCGTATCGGACGGCGTAGGCGCGAATCCGCGCCACCCGGAGCAGGTTGATCACCGGTTCCGGCAGGTCACCGAAGCGGTCCTCGATCTCCTCCTCCAGGTCCCGGGCCTCTTCCAGGGCGCGGACGGAGCGGATCTTCTTGTAAATCTCGATCTTCTGCTTCTCGTCCCGGATATATTCGGACGGAAGGTAGGCGTCCACCTTCAGTTCGATCTCCGGCTCCCCGCCCTTCTCTTTCTCCTCTTTCCCCTGCAGTTCGTCGATGGCCTCCTTCAGCATCTGGCTGTAAAGCTCAAAGCCCACCGAGGCGATGTGGCCATGCTGCTCCGCCCCCAGGAGGTTCCCGGCGCCGCGGATGGCCAGGTCCCGCATGGCGATCTTGAACCCGGAACCGAGCTCGGTGAATTCCTTGATCGCCTGCAGGCGCTTCTCCGCCGCCTCCGAAAGCACCTTGTCCCGCTGATAGGTGAAATAGGCGTAGGCGATGCGGTTGGAGCGCCCCACCCGACCCCGGAGCTGGTACAGCTGAGAAAGACCCAT
This genomic window from Planifilum fimeticola contains:
- a CDS encoding putative polysaccharide biosynthesis protein: MTSGRQTFVQGAAILGAAAFFTKLLGAVYRVPYQNITGNEGMFVYQQVYPLYSTLLILATAGFPLAISKLVSERLAEGDEAGARRVFVVSSVTLTLTGFLFFLLLFAGAPWIAGWMGNREWLTLPIRAVSFALLVVPLMSAVRGYFQGHQNMIPTALSQSVEQVVRVATILFAAWWFMSREGDVVSAGAGAVFGAFTGAVGALLVLLMFLRGSGLLRKASQAGIGAFADRESARYVAREIWRLSLPICLGSLVLPLFSLVDSFTVANLLQWSGWSVNSSIVAKGIFDRGQPLIQFASFFATAIALSIVPAVAEAKARGEIGKMEDRASLACRLTLLLGLPASVGLAVVVRPTNVMLFEDASGSDALAILALTTVFFTLGVTSAGILQGMGKVVLPARNLLAGVAVKLVLNLILIPWWDIRGAATATLLAYATATFLNLAAFRGQLGRMFRLKETGWALLTATLLMAGAAAGVQALLTAVTADWASHRLAMTLTAFGAVVAGAAVYGVVLLGLGGVRREELRVVPKLGPRLVSLLESRGLIR
- a CDS encoding TetR/AcrR family transcriptional regulator C-terminal domain-containing protein, with protein sequence MPRRSPPGRTGDFRKPEPVPLTREGIIDAALSLLNQSGLNRLSMRRLADSLGVQAASLYWHIKNKSELLQLMADKICEEMNWPDEAGMSWREKVRRGMVSYREALLQYRDSAEIFADTPPLTPNRLRMIESLYKTLGQAGLSQEEVVLTADLLNNYVIGFVMEEVRFAGRPGRQEEEKEARPESHPVLPDMEKRFQYGLEIILDGISFRLNREGSSPGQ
- a CDS encoding DUF2269 domain-containing protein — protein: MNFSVSVFLGTLIPILVVILASFLVEKKFAKRFKPRWKTWWLIAHIFFVVLYFSGLLGTLLLSLSTAFTDRPGLIYAAHLFIQFFDWFLIIPGAFGSLTTGFGLAVGTWGITRHYWVIAKWVGNSMAILFGAMCMRVWIHDSFPILFADGMNPLQNPVYLENRRLLVMGTLISLSILTFLVLISYLKPWGKRKKYKRSRKSSAGRETVPSA
- the spoVT gene encoding stage V sporulation protein T; this translates as MKATGIVRRIDDLGRVVIPKEIRRTLRIREGDPLEIFVDRDGEVILKKYSPIGELGDFATEYAEALFENTQHVTLICDRDMVIAVAGGSKKEYLNKPVGNLVESCMDQRRIHVETEPGEPELFRDSPDRVESFVVAPIIAGGDPIGAVILLSKKEGVRMGDLEVKMAGTAAAFLGKQMEQ
- a CDS encoding peptidylprolyl isomerase, with amino-acid sequence MRHNKRRWTVMLAILLAFSVVIAGCGKDESKEANKEQDPAAELGKPLDTTSKKIVAEYEGGKVTEGELNLYLNILQFLQPNVSLFINDAQAKKQLVKQLIGERMIAAKVKEDESYAKQADKVMKEIEDYLKSQSKEKSFEASLKERGFNKEQLREFLINGNKVSSYFEKQVKEEDLKKEYNKPDQFVSVKVQHILISTENRSDAEAKKRAEEVKRKLDKGGDFGKLAKEYSDDPGSKEQGGVIEGLSDQFVPEFAKAARTLPLNKLSEPIKTDYGYHVMKVSERKKLPYKEVKDQLKQDQVQKLYQSFVEKNVKLKKLDLPEEKNEKQ